A part of Drosophila ananassae strain 14024-0371.13 chromosome 2R, ASM1763931v2, whole genome shotgun sequence genomic DNA contains:
- the LOC6506393 gene encoding uncharacterized protein LOC6506393 isoform X2 has product MGRLFQYNRFGATDNDNKKDNQLKNKMLRNAIKCPSYSDIYGQYNVDSAQEKCEQWTSKLQFPSAGEQEPNQSRTHKVYDSMKNFLQRKLFAQSSQKEQQVLGEEPTSDYDEDLLDSSYHADAEEEEEERDADCSCSSTTSSSSPTTPKRSPQKSLLSLNCWQTSQPSSDSNPEDEDEVVAEEDSDAGISDCCQLVSENSSLITSSKRRRIIQLPIRYGSTHHNSDDDDDEEPELLECPWYQPRITAKAAVEHLRKSTPGSFLLRRSTPRTFQLVVRLEKNSKVKAYPVQSTRNLMYRLKGAKKQFTSLKALITHHSVMQEQLPVILDMPRERRVVKSAAIRYDDDFEPLESLQLLGILKSLQAKSIEI; this is encoded by the exons CTACGCAACGCCATCAAATGTCCCAGCTACTCGGACATCTATGGTCAGTACAATGTGGACTCGGCCCAGGAGAAGTGCGAACAATGGACCAGCAAGCTGCAGTTCCCAAGTGCCGGGGAACAGGAGCCGAACCAGAGTCGCACGCACAAGGTCTACGACAGCATGAAGAACTTCCTGCAGCGCAAACTGTTCGCCCAATCCTCGCAAAAGGAACAACAGGTCCTTGGCGAGGAGCCCACTAGCGATTACGATGAG GATCTTCTCGACTCCTCGTACCATGCCGACGcggaggaagaggaggaggaacgCGACGCGGACTGCAGCTGCAGCTCCACCACATCGAGTAGCAGCCCCACCACCCCCAAGCGCTCGCCCCAAAAATCCCTGCTGTCACTCAACTGCTGGCAGACCAGCCAGCCTAGCAGTGACTCCAATCcggaggacgaggacgaggtgGTGGCCGAGGAGGACTCCGATGCGGGCATCTCAGACTGCTGTCAGCTTGTGTCTGAGAACTCCAGCTTAATTACTTCGAGCAAACGCCGCAGGATTATCCAATTGCCGATACGTTATGGTAGCACTCACCACAATTCcgacgacgatgacgatgagGAGCCGGAGCTGCTGGAGTGTCCTTGGTATCAGCCAAGGATCACGGCCAAGGCGGCGGTGGAGCACCTGCGAAAATCCACACCCGGAAGCTTCCTCCTGCGCCGCAGCACTCCCCGGACTTTTCAGCTCGTCGTCCGGCTGGAGAAGAACAGCAAGGTCAAGGCCTATCCGGTGCAGTCCACCCGGAATCTGATGTACCGGCTGAAGGGAGCCAAGAAGCAGTTCACCAGCCTGAAGGCCCTCATTACGCACCACTCGGTGATGCAGGAGCAGCTGCCCGTTATCCTGGACATGCCACGGGAGCGGCGTGTGGTGAAGAGCGCCGCCATCCGGTACGACGATGACTTCGAGCCACTGGAGTCCTTGCAGCTGCTGGGCATCCTGAAGAGCCTGCAGGCCAAGAGCATCGAGATATAG
- the LOC26515128 gene encoding uncharacterized protein LOC26515128 yields the protein MSDYIAPDDVTYSSEQLDVVRDNIRSGIYTVCRRRGDFDDIWQIFGRVLDMSGERVKNVVACRICETPFPYYPLQGTDHLRQHTCYLMYPDEPTPISFVAGNFNMYM from the coding sequence ATGTCTGACTATATTGCACCTGACGACGTCACCTACTCTAGTGAGCAACTTGATGTCGTGAGAGACAACATCAGAAGTGGCATCTACACGGTTTGCCGGAGACGTGGCGACTTTGACGACATCTGGCAGATATTTGGACGCGTCCTGGATATGAGTGGTGAAAGAGTGAAGAATGTGGTGGCTTGCCGAATATGCGAAACGCCTTTTCCGTATTACCCGCTTCAGGGTACGGATCATCTTAGACAACACACATGCTATTTGATGTATCCGGATGAACCAACGCCGATTTCCTTTGTGGCTGGAAACtttaatatgtatatgtgA
- the LOC6506393 gene encoding uncharacterized protein LOC6506393 isoform X1, with translation MGRLFQYNRFGATDNDNKKDNQLKNKMLRNAIKCPSYSDIYGQYNVDSAQEKCEQWTSKLQFPSAGEQEPNQSRTHKVYDSMKNFLQRKLFAQSSQKEQQVLGEEPTSDYDEQDLLDSSYHADAEEEEEERDADCSCSSTTSSSSPTTPKRSPQKSLLSLNCWQTSQPSSDSNPEDEDEVVAEEDSDAGISDCCQLVSENSSLITSSKRRRIIQLPIRYGSTHHNSDDDDDEEPELLECPWYQPRITAKAAVEHLRKSTPGSFLLRRSTPRTFQLVVRLEKNSKVKAYPVQSTRNLMYRLKGAKKQFTSLKALITHHSVMQEQLPVILDMPRERRVVKSAAIRYDDDFEPLESLQLLGILKSLQAKSIEI, from the exons CTACGCAACGCCATCAAATGTCCCAGCTACTCGGACATCTATGGTCAGTACAATGTGGACTCGGCCCAGGAGAAGTGCGAACAATGGACCAGCAAGCTGCAGTTCCCAAGTGCCGGGGAACAGGAGCCGAACCAGAGTCGCACGCACAAGGTCTACGACAGCATGAAGAACTTCCTGCAGCGCAAACTGTTCGCCCAATCCTCGCAAAAGGAACAACAGGTCCTTGGCGAGGAGCCCACTAGCGATTACGATGAG CAGGATCTTCTCGACTCCTCGTACCATGCCGACGcggaggaagaggaggaggaacgCGACGCGGACTGCAGCTGCAGCTCCACCACATCGAGTAGCAGCCCCACCACCCCCAAGCGCTCGCCCCAAAAATCCCTGCTGTCACTCAACTGCTGGCAGACCAGCCAGCCTAGCAGTGACTCCAATCcggaggacgaggacgaggtgGTGGCCGAGGAGGACTCCGATGCGGGCATCTCAGACTGCTGTCAGCTTGTGTCTGAGAACTCCAGCTTAATTACTTCGAGCAAACGCCGCAGGATTATCCAATTGCCGATACGTTATGGTAGCACTCACCACAATTCcgacgacgatgacgatgagGAGCCGGAGCTGCTGGAGTGTCCTTGGTATCAGCCAAGGATCACGGCCAAGGCGGCGGTGGAGCACCTGCGAAAATCCACACCCGGAAGCTTCCTCCTGCGCCGCAGCACTCCCCGGACTTTTCAGCTCGTCGTCCGGCTGGAGAAGAACAGCAAGGTCAAGGCCTATCCGGTGCAGTCCACCCGGAATCTGATGTACCGGCTGAAGGGAGCCAAGAAGCAGTTCACCAGCCTGAAGGCCCTCATTACGCACCACTCGGTGATGCAGGAGCAGCTGCCCGTTATCCTGGACATGCCACGGGAGCGGCGTGTGGTGAAGAGCGCCGCCATCCGGTACGACGATGACTTCGAGCCACTGGAGTCCTTGCAGCTGCTGGGCATCCTGAAGAGCCTGCAGGCCAAGAGCATCGAGATATAG